AAACGTACGATGATTCTGCTCTTATCCATGCTTATGCTCCTTTTAGCCGCTTGTGGAAAAGAGAACGAGCAACAAGTTTTTCAACCCGGAGCCCCCGTTGAGGCTGCCTTTACATTGGAACCAAAGGAGCTTGTAGCGGGCGACACAGTTACCTTCTCCGTTAAAGTCACACAAGAAGGCCAACCCGTGGATGATGCCAAGGAAGTGAAGTTCGAATGGTGGAAAGATGGGCAAGAAAAGCATGAAACGATCCCGGCTTCGCTACAAGGAGACGGTGTTTACACGGCCCAACAAACCATTAATGAGCCTGGTTCTTATTTTGTCTACTACCATGTAACGGCACGAGATTTCCACAATATGCAGAAGACACCGTTTACCGTAAACAGCAAGACCGGAGCGACGCCATCCGCACCTCAAGCTGACGCAGGTCAGTCACACGATCATGGGGCGGCAGGTCACGCGAATGCTGATACAATTGATTATCATTTCTCTCCCGCTGACAATATTCAGGTAGCAACCCCAGCGGCTCTCACTGTTCATTTGATGAAAGACAACAAAGCGTTTGACAAAGCGACAGTCAAATTCGAATTCTGGCGGGGAAATGACGAGAAGCATAGCTTCGTCGATGCAACGGAAACCGCAACAGGCCAGTACGCAGGCAACGCTCAGTTCCCTACTGCCGGAGATTACACAGTGAAGATCCATGTGGAAAAAGGGGACACACATGATCACAAGGATTTCTCACTTTCAATAAAATAGGGATGCAAAATAAAACGGCCATCCTCCCAAGGAATGGCCGTTTTGCTTGTAAATTCGGTTAGCAAGTAAAATAGGCGATTCGCCCCAAGTCTGTCCCGTAATACTCCCATCGATATCCTGTCCAGCGGTATCCAGATACAGAGTTACGACCGACATGGACGGGGTAAAACCAGAAAGAGCGACCATTTCGTAGCCAAACGTATGTGTAACGATATAAACAGGGATAGAATCCTCCGGCATCAATCCGGCGTGTTCCGCCATAGCCTCTTGCTCCCGGTGCACTTGGCGTCCTGCTGGGTGGAGGACCTGATGGTGGAGGGGGGAACCCTCCCGGTGAACCGGGGGAGCCTGGTGAGCCGGGAAAACCTGGGGAACCATCTCGGCCGCCAGGTGGAAATTGATATGACATGACGTGTCACCTCCTACTAGTC
The window above is part of the Brevibacillus antibioticus genome. Proteins encoded here:
- a CDS encoding FixH family protein, with the protein product MKRTMILLLSMLMLLLAACGKENEQQVFQPGAPVEAAFTLEPKELVAGDTVTFSVKVTQEGQPVDDAKEVKFEWWKDGQEKHETIPASLQGDGVYTAQQTINEPGSYFVYYHVTARDFHNMQKTPFTVNSKTGATPSAPQADAGQSHDHGAAGHANADTIDYHFSPADNIQVATPAALTVHLMKDNKAFDKATVKFEFWRGNDEKHSFVDATETATGQYAGNAQFPTAGDYTVKIHVEKGDTHDHKDFSLSIK